From the genome of Rubrobacter calidifluminis:
ATCGGACCCGGCGGGAAGGTCGTCAACGCGCTGCAGGACGAGTACGGGGTTTCGATCTCGATCGAGGACAATGGCACGGTGTACGTCGCCGGGCTGGACGGCAGGTCCGTGAAGGGGGCCATCTCGGCCATACGGGGCATGACCAAGGAGGTCGAGGCCGGGGACATCTACACCGGCCGGGTCGTCAAGACGACCAACTTCGGGGCTTTCGTCGAGCTGACGCCCGGGCGGGACGGGCTGGTGCACATCTCGCGGCTCGCGCCGGGCAAGAAGCGCATCGAGAGGGTCGAAGACGTCGTCAACGAGGGGGACATGATCAAGGTGCGGGTGCTAGAGGTGGACAAGCAGAACCGTATCTCCCTCGAGAAGCTAGAGGACTAGCCCGATGCCGGACGAGAACGTACTCGAGAGGGTGCTTCCGGGGGGCGTGAGGGTCTTCAGCGAGCCCCTGGAGGAGGCGCAGAGCATCGCGCTCGGCGTCTGGATCCGGGCCGGCAGCCGCGACGAGCCCGAGGAGGTCGCCGGCATAACCCACCTGATGGAGCACATGCTCTTCAAGGGCACCCCCTCGATGGACGCGCTGGGGATAGCCCAGGCCTTCGAGTCGATCGGCGCGCAGGAGAACGCGGCCACCAGCGAGGAGTACACGGTCCTCTACGCCCGCTTTTTGCCGGAGCACCTCGAGCGGGCGCTCGAGATCGTGAGCGAGATGGTCAGGGAACCGACCTTCGCCGACCTCGAGCGCGAGCGGGAGGTGATAGTCGAGGAGATCAAGATGTACGAGGACCGGCCGGACCAGATGGCCGACGAGTACCTCTCGTCGCTGATCTTCCACGGCGATCCGCTGGGCAGGCCGGTGATAGGCTCTGTCGAGACGGTGCGTGGGGTCGACCTCGACACCATCCGAACCTTCCACGAGCGCACGTACACCGCGCCGAACATCTTCGTCGTGGGGGCGGGCAGGCTCGATCCGGACCGCTTCGCGGCGCTGGTCGAGGGACGTCTGGGGGATCTTCCTCAGGGGACGCCCTTCAAGAGGGAGGCGCGGCCGGGCAGGCCCGAGAGCCGTTTCTTCTACCGGCACAAGAAGACCGAGCAGTACCACGTGGCGCTCGGGGCCAGGGGCGTTCCGGCCTCGAGCGAGGACCGCTACGCGATGGCGGCGCTCTCGAACGTGCTCGGGGGCGGGATGTCCAGCCGGCTCTTCCAGGAGGTCAGGGAGAAGCGCGGGCTGGCCTACGCCGTCTACGCCTACCACCACGGCTACTCGGACACCGGAGCGATGCGGATATACGTCGGATCGACGACGAAGAACGTCCGGGAGGCGGTCAGGGTGATCGCTCACGAGATCGCCCGCATACAGGAGGAGCCCGTTCCGGAGGACGAGCTCGAGAGGACGCGCCAGCAGCTCAAGAGCTCGACGCTTCTGGCGCTCGAGAGCACCCCGGCGCGGATGAACCGCATCGGGCGCAGCGTCATCACGGGCACCGAGCTCCTCTCGCCGGAGGAGATAGCCTCGCGCATAGAGGCTGTGACCGCGGATGACGTGCAGCGTCTGGCGAGGGAGTATCTGGATCTCGAGAAGATATATCTTGCGGCCGTCGGGCCGGAGGAGACCGATCTGGGTGAGTATCTGCAACCGGAGGGCGTGAGGAGAGGATGATCCACACCCTGCGGGGACGAAGAAAAGGAGGAGGTAGTACGAGCTGCTAGACGAAAAGACGTTGCAGGTCATCCCCCTGGGAGGACTGGGGGAGATCGGCAAGAACATGACCGCCGTCCGGGGCGGCAGCGGCATCCTCGTCGTGGATGCCGGCATGGCGTTCCCGGACGAGGAGATGCCCGGCATAGACCTGGTGTTGCCGGATTTCACTTATCTCAGGCAGCATTCCGGTGAGATTCGGGCGGTGATCCTCACCCACGGGCACGAGGACCACGTCGGCTCGCTCCCTTATCTGCTGCGAGAGTTCGGCGTCCCGGTCTTCGCCACCAAGCTCACGCTCGGGCTCGTCAGGAGCAAGCTGCAGGAGTTCGGGATAAAGCGGGCCGACCTGCGCGAGGTCTCCGCCGGGGAGCGCGTCTCGCTGGGCGGGTTCGAGGTCGAGTTCGTAAACGTCAACCACTCCATCCCGGACGCTGTGGCCGTCGCGATACGCACGGGGGCCGGGCTCATCGTCTTCTCCGGCGACTACAAGATAGACCTCACCCCGATAGAGGGTGAACCCA
Proteins encoded in this window:
- a CDS encoding M16 family metallopeptidase, with product MPDENVLERVLPGGVRVFSEPLEEAQSIALGVWIRAGSRDEPEEVAGITHLMEHMLFKGTPSMDALGIAQAFESIGAQENAATSEEYTVLYARFLPEHLERALEIVSEMVREPTFADLEREREVIVEEIKMYEDRPDQMADEYLSSLIFHGDPLGRPVIGSVETVRGVDLDTIRTFHERTYTAPNIFVVGAGRLDPDRFAALVEGRLGDLPQGTPFKREARPGRPESRFFYRHKKTEQYHVALGARGVPASSEDRYAMAALSNVLGGGMSSRLFQEVREKRGLAYAVYAYHHGYSDTGAMRIYVGSTTKNVREAVRVIAHEIARIQEEPVPEDELERTRQQLKSSTLLALESTPARMNRIGRSVITGTELLSPEEIASRIEAVTADDVQRLAREYLDLEKIYLAAVGPEETDLGEYLQPEGVRRG